A DNA window from Candidatus Methylomirabilota bacterium contains the following coding sequences:
- the dnaG gene encoding DNA primase, giving the protein MASYSQAVLDDIRAAVDVVDLVNRYVNLRKAGANWKGLCPFHAEKTPSFMVNPKKGIFHCFGCGVGGDVFGFLMRQDKLSFPEAVRALAKQAGTALPEDRGGAAGDGGREELFRVMGLAARFYAEHLWTSAGERARAYLAGRGIDPEVAKRFGLGYAPEAWDALLNFMRGEQVAEEALVTTGLAVQRENRSGVYDRFRGRLLFAIRDLQGRVVAFGGRAFGDEQPKYLNSPETPLYTKGNLLYAADLARPAIQTKNRALLVEGYVDCLMAHQHGFGETVAALGTAFTRVQLSLLKRYCDDAVLFFDADAAGRKAAERAEELLEPTGSGIAWAVNRTGAFEGAAALRLRVALLPSGDDPDTFLRAQGAPAFEERITAARSLLAYALDRALTDPEGATGARARTNAFARAALLLAKVGDAQEAATLSREAAGRLGVDPTQLWIEAQRLQTALRKPPVPAPARSSPLASAPPPVERDLVALLLHAPEARPALLPMLVEAEDLAHGGLRAIVATLKLRPDAPAESLMTDVPTDEARSVLAALLVEEFLPVDVRVSIEQFRRRLERSQRLRRAREVSQSIADVQARTGATAPVTDELRALHHESAALYGITGGVAQTLDTGRAGPQGAETHE; this is encoded by the coding sequence ATGGCGTCCTACTCCCAGGCCGTGCTCGACGACATCCGCGCGGCCGTGGACGTGGTCGATCTCGTCAACCGCTACGTGAACTTGAGGAAGGCCGGCGCCAACTGGAAGGGTCTCTGCCCCTTCCACGCGGAGAAGACGCCGTCCTTCATGGTCAACCCCAAGAAGGGCATCTTCCACTGCTTCGGCTGCGGCGTGGGCGGCGACGTCTTCGGCTTCCTCATGCGCCAGGACAAGCTCTCCTTCCCCGAGGCCGTCCGCGCGCTCGCCAAGCAGGCGGGCACCGCGCTGCCGGAGGACCGCGGCGGGGCGGCCGGCGACGGCGGCCGCGAGGAGCTCTTCCGGGTGATGGGGCTCGCCGCGCGCTTCTACGCGGAGCACCTCTGGACGTCGGCCGGCGAGCGGGCGCGCGCGTACCTCGCCGGGCGGGGAATCGATCCCGAGGTCGCGAAGCGCTTCGGCCTCGGGTACGCCCCCGAGGCCTGGGACGCGCTGCTGAATTTCATGCGGGGCGAGCAGGTCGCCGAGGAGGCGCTCGTCACGACGGGCCTCGCGGTCCAGCGCGAGAACCGCTCCGGCGTCTACGATCGCTTTCGCGGCCGGCTCCTCTTCGCGATCCGCGACCTCCAGGGGCGCGTCGTCGCCTTCGGGGGGCGCGCCTTCGGTGACGAGCAGCCCAAGTACCTGAACTCGCCCGAGACACCGCTCTACACCAAGGGCAACCTCCTCTACGCCGCCGACCTCGCCCGTCCCGCGATCCAGACGAAGAACCGCGCGCTCCTCGTCGAGGGCTACGTGGACTGCCTCATGGCCCACCAGCACGGCTTCGGCGAGACGGTCGCGGCGCTCGGCACCGCCTTCACGAGAGTCCAGCTCTCGCTCCTGAAGCGCTACTGCGACGACGCGGTGCTCTTCTTCGACGCCGACGCGGCCGGCCGCAAGGCGGCCGAGCGCGCCGAGGAGCTGCTCGAGCCGACGGGGAGCGGCATCGCGTGGGCGGTCAACCGCACCGGCGCGTTCGAGGGCGCGGCCGCGCTCCGCCTGCGCGTGGCGCTGCTCCCCTCCGGCGACGACCCCGACACCTTCTTGAGGGCGCAGGGCGCGCCGGCCTTCGAGGAGCGGATCACGGCGGCGCGGAGCCTCCTCGCGTACGCGCTCGACCGCGCGCTCACGGATCCCGAGGGGGCCACCGGTGCCCGCGCGCGGACCAACGCCTTCGCCCGCGCCGCGCTGCTGCTCGCGAAGGTGGGCGACGCGCAGGAGGCGGCCACGCTTTCGCGCGAGGCCGCCGGCCGGCTCGGCGTGGACCCGACCCAGCTCTGGATCGAGGCTCAGCGGCTCCAGACCGCCCTCCGGAAACCTCCGGTCCCCGCCCCCGCGCGCTCGAGCCCGCTCGCCTCGGCGCCGCCGCCGGTCGAGCGCGACCTCGTCGCGCTGCTGCTCCACGCGCCCGAGGCGCGCCCGGCGCTCCTGCCGATGCTCGTCGAGGCCGAGGACCTCGCGCACGGCGGGCTCCGCGCGATCGTGGCGACGCTCAAGCTGCGGCCCGACGCGCCGGCGGAGAGCCTCATGACCGACGTCCCGACCGACGAGGCGCGCTCGGTCCTCGCCGCGCTCCTCGTGGAGGAGTTCCTCCCGGTTGACGTCCGGGTTAGCATCGAACAGTTTCGGCGGCGCCTCGAGCGGAGCCAGCGGCTCCGGCGGGCGCGCGAGGTGAGTCAGTCCATCGCCGACGTGCAGGCCAGGACCGGCGCGACGGCGCCGGTGACCGACGAGCTGCGGGCGCTCCACCACGAGAGCGCCGCGCTCTACGGGATCACGGGCGGTGTGGCCCAGACGCTCGACACGGGACGCGCCGGTCCCCAAGGAGCCGAGACGCATGAGTGA